Proteins found in one Bacteroidales bacterium genomic segment:
- a CDS encoding NAD(P)-dependent oxidoreductase, giving the protein MSTSKKVLVTGASGTVGSEVVKQLCEKNDNIEITVFDKKNKNSERFFSKISKRVKVIYGDISNKEDVCNACKNQDVVIHLAAIIPPLADKQPQLANKVNVIGTKNLIECLEEFSPKVFFLYASSISVYGDRIKNPWIKVTDDLKPSDRDEYGLTKIEAEKLVTNSELNWSIFRLTAIMGAGNHKASGIMFHMPLETKMEIATPYDAARAFVHAVNHLDELNKNIYNLSGGEKCRISYQEFLSSTFKLFGLGDLDFQENSFAKRNFHCGYYEDVDKLHQILDFRRVTIDDYFRYVKESVSPFQKVAASVFKKMVKKSLQKQSEPLAAIKNKNETDLKHYF; this is encoded by the coding sequence ATGAGCACATCAAAAAAAGTATTAGTAACAGGCGCATCGGGAACAGTTGGAAGTGAAGTTGTGAAACAACTATGCGAAAAAAATGATAATATTGAAATTACTGTTTTCGATAAAAAAAATAAAAACTCCGAACGTTTTTTTTCAAAAATCAGTAAACGTGTAAAAGTTATTTATGGTGACATTTCAAATAAAGAGGATGTTTGTAATGCTTGTAAAAATCAGGATGTGGTTATTCACCTTGCTGCTATTATTCCTCCTTTAGCTGATAAACAGCCTCAGCTGGCGAATAAAGTAAATGTTATTGGAACAAAAAATCTTATTGAATGCCTTGAAGAATTTTCACCAAAAGTTTTTTTCCTTTATGCTTCATCCATTTCAGTTTATGGCGACAGAATAAAAAATCCATGGATTAAAGTTACTGACGACCTTAAGCCAAGCGACAGGGATGAGTATGGTCTTACAAAAATTGAAGCCGAAAAACTAGTTACAAATAGTGAACTGAATTGGTCTATATTCCGTCTTACGGCTATAATGGGAGCAGGTAATCATAAAGCTTCAGGAATAATGTTCCATATGCCGCTCGAAACAAAAATGGAAATAGCAACCCCATACGATGCAGCACGAGCATTTGTACATGCAGTGAACCATCTGGATGAACTGAATAAGAATATTTATAATTTAAGCGGGGGCGAAAAATGCAGAATTTCGTACCAGGAATTTTTATCATCCACATTTAAATTATTTGGCTTAGGGGATTTGGATTTTCAGGAAAATTCATTTGCTAAAAGAAACTTCCATTGTGGTTATTATGAAGACGTGGATAAGCTTCATCAGATTCTTGATTTCCGCAGAGTTACCATTGATGACTATTTCCGGTATGTTAAAGAATCTGTTTCTCCGTTTCAAAAAGTTGCCGCTTCAGTATTTAAAAAAATGGTAAAGAAATCACTTCAAAAACAATCAGAGCCTTTAGCTGCAATAAAAAATAAAAACGAAACGGATCTTAAACATTATTTCTAA